The following are encoded together in the Mesoplodon densirostris isolate mMesDen1 chromosome 2, mMesDen1 primary haplotype, whole genome shotgun sequence genome:
- the LOC132484185 gene encoding histone H3, with product MARTKQTARKSTGGKAPRKQLATKAARKSAPATGGVKKPHRYRPGTVALREIRRYQKSTELLIRKLPFQRLVREIAQDFKTDLRFQSSAVMALQEASEAYLVGLFEDTNLCAIHAKRVTIMPKDIQLARRIRGERA from the coding sequence ATGGCCCGTACAAAGCAGACTGCCCGCAAGTCGACCGGTGGCAAGGCCCCGCGAAAGCAGCTGGCCACCAAGGCGGCCCGCAAGAGCGCGCCGGCCACCGGCGGCGTCAAGAAGCCGCACCGCTACCGGCCGGGCACCGTGGCCCTGCGGGAGATCCGGCGCTACCAGAAGTCGACCGAGCTGCTGATCCGCAAGCTGCCCTTCCAGCGGCTGGTGCGCGAGATCGCGCAGGACTTTAAGACCGATCTGCGCTTCCAGAGCTCGGCCGTGATGGCGCTGCAGGAGGCGAGCGAGGCCTATCTGGTGGGGCTGTTTGAAGACACGAACCTGTGCGCTATCCACGCCAAGCGCGTGACCATCATGCCCAAAGACATCCAGCTGGCCCGCCGCATCCGCGGGGAGCGGGCTTAA
- the LOC132484187 gene encoding histone H2A type 2-A has protein sequence MSGRGKQGGKTRAKAKSRSSRAGLQFPVGRVHRLLRKGNYAERVGAGAPVYMAAVLEYLTAEILELAGNAARDNKKTRIIPRHLQLAIRNDEELNKLLGKVTIAQGGVLPNIQAVLLPKKTESHHKAKGK, from the coding sequence ATGTCTGGTCGTGGCAAACAAGGAGGTAAGACCCGTGCCAAAGCCAAGTCGCGGTCGTCCCGCGCAGGTCTGCAGTTCCCAGTGGGGCGAGTGCACCGCCTGCTGCGCAAAGGCAACTATGCCGAGCGGGTGGGGGCCGGCGCGCCCGTATACATGGCGGCAGTCCTCGAGTACCTGACCGCTGAAATCCTGGAGCTGGCGGGCAACGCGGCCCGAGACAACAAGAAGACGCGCATCATTCCTCGTCACCTGCAGCTGGCCATTCGTAATGACGAGGAACTGAACAAGCTGTTGGGCAAAGTCACCATCGCCCAGGGCGGCGTTTTGCCGAACATCCAGGCCGTGTTGCTCCCCAAGAAGACGGAGAGTCACCACAAGGCGAAGGGCAAGTGA
- the LOC132484188 gene encoding histone H2B type 2-E-like — MPEPAKSAPASKKGSKKAVTKAQKKDGRKRKRSRKESYSIYVYKVLKQVHPDTGISSKAMGIMNSFVNDIFERIAGEASRLAHYNKRSTITSREIQTAVRLLLPGELAKHAVSEGTKAVTKYTSSK, encoded by the coding sequence ATGCCTGAGCCGGCAAAATCCGCCCCGGCGTCCAAGAAGGGCTCGAAGAAAGCTGTCACCAAAGCCCAGAAGAAGGACGGCAGGAAGCGCAAGCGCAGCCGCAAGGAGAGCTATTCTATCTACGTGTACAAGGTACTGAAGCAAGTGCACCCGGACACCGGCATCTCGTCCAAGGCCATGGGCATCATGAACTCGTTCGTCAACGACATCTTCGAGCGCATCGCGGGCGAAGCGTCGCGCCTGGCGCATTACAACAAGCGCTCGACCATCACCTCCCGGGAGATCCAGACGGCCGTGCGCCTGCTGCTGCCCGGCGAGCTGGCCAAGCACGCCGTGTCCGAGGGCACCAAGGCGGTCACCAAGTACACCAGCTCCAAGTGA